A DNA window from Myxococcales bacterium contains the following coding sequences:
- a CDS encoding zinc ribbon domain-containing protein, protein PPAAGADELRVKNPGQSGIDRVMKTFSCKACGAKVSYDPSVKALACAYCGSSYVIEEEQAAFAERPNRIVPFAFDKTQAEQRFWKWLGKGFFRPRDLTKKSALNEIRGVYMPFWAFDADAYSNWSADAGYHYYEKEAYTEKDQQGHTVTKYRDVQKTRWQPASGAHSAHYEDFLVSASKGLDQEWVNKIAPFELTQAKSYNGDYLAGFAAENPSIDPAGGRGTAAVELQKKETAECARLVPGDTHRNLNVRSSFANWNYDLALLPLWISAFLYKDKVYRFLVNGQTGEVQGSAPFSWLKLILVLLIAAGVIGGATLVALLLGQQ, encoded by the coding sequence CGCCGCCGGCCGCCGGCGCCGATGAACTGCGGGTGAAGAATCCGGGTCAGTCGGGTATCGACCGCGTGATGAAAACCTTCTCCTGCAAGGCGTGCGGCGCCAAGGTCAGTTACGATCCGAGCGTCAAGGCGCTGGCCTGCGCCTATTGCGGTTCGTCGTACGTGATCGAGGAAGAGCAGGCGGCCTTCGCCGAGCGTCCCAACCGGATCGTGCCGTTCGCCTTCGACAAAACCCAGGCCGAGCAGCGTTTCTGGAAGTGGCTGGGCAAGGGCTTCTTCCGCCCCCGCGATCTGACGAAAAAAAGCGCACTCAACGAAATCCGCGGGGTCTACATGCCTTTCTGGGCCTTCGACGCCGACGCCTATTCGAACTGGAGCGCCGACGCGGGATATCACTATTACGAGAAGGAGGCCTACACCGAAAAGGACCAGCAGGGCCATACGGTGACCAAATACCGCGATGTGCAAAAGACCCGCTGGCAACCGGCGAGCGGCGCGCATTCGGCGCATTACGAGGACTTCCTGGTCTCGGCCTCCAAAGGCCTGGACCAGGAATGGGTGAACAAGATCGCGCCGTTTGAACTGACGCAGGCCAAGTCCTACAACGGCGATTACCTCGCCGGTTTCGCCGCCGAGAATCCGTCGATCGACCCGGCCGGCGGCCGCGGCACGGCGGCGGTCGAATTGCAGAAAAAGGAAACCGCGGAGTGCGCGCGGCTGGTGCCGGGCGACACGCACCGCAACCTGAATGTGCGGTCGAGTTTCGCCAACTGGAATTACGACCTGGCGTTGTTGCCGTTGTGGATTTCGGCTTTCCTCTACAAGGACAAGGTGTATCGGTTTCTGGTCAACGGCCAGACGGGCGAGGTGCAGGGCAGCGCGCCGTTCTCGTGGCTGAAGCTGATTCTCGTGCTGCTGATCGCCGCCGGCGTCATCGGCGGCGCGACGCTGGTCGCGCTGCTGCTCGGCCAGCAATAG